The sequence CGGCGACGCCCCGCTCGGCCAGCAGCCGCTCCAGGCGGTCCCGATAGGAGCAGCCCTCCTTGAAGACGACGATCCGCACGCCCTCCGCGCTCCCCGGGGGCTCCGCTCCCGCGGCGCCGGGGCTGGTCACGAGGACGAGCTCCTCGCGGAAGACCACCTCCTGGACGAGCCGCGTGTCCGAGCAGGGTCCGCTGACCAGGGCGGCGTCGAGCTCGCCCGCGAGGACGGCCGCGACGAGGTCGGCGGTCGGGCCGGTGCGCAGCACGAGCTCGACCTCGGGGAAGGCGCGGGTGAAGTCGGGGAGGATGGCGGGCAGGCGCAACGCCGCCGTGGTCTCCATCGAGCCGATCCGCAACGCCCCGCCCGGCGTCTCGGCATCGTCGAGAGCCTGCCCGGCCTCCCGCAGGGCGGCCTCGACCCGATGGGCGAAGGGCAGGAGGAGCCGGCCCGTCCGGGTCGGCGTGACCCCTCGGCTGTGGCGCTCGAAGAGCGGCGCGCCGACCGCGTCCTCGAAGGCGCGCAGCCGGCTCGTGACGTTCGGCTGGACGGTGTTCAGCGCGGCGGCGGCCCGGCTGAGGCTGCCGGCGCGCGCGATCGCGGCGAGGAGAAGGAGCCCGTTCGGATCGATCGCGCCCGGCACGGTTCAGCTCCACTCAGGTTGCGACAGCTTTCGTCTGCGCGAGAGAGTAGTCTCGCCGCGGCGCTCGTCAAGCAGTCCGGAGCGGGCGTCCCTCTCCCTGCTACCGATCCGGCACGAACGGCGTCCCCAGCGACCCCGGCGCGCCGACGGCCCTCCCACGCCTGATCGACAGCAGCACGAGCGCGAGGATCGTCGCGAGATAGGGCGCGGCGGCCAGGAGCTGGGAGGGCAGCGCGACCTGGGCCGCCTGGGCGTGGAGCTGGAGCACCGTCGCCGCGCCGAAGACGAGCGCGCCGACGAGCGCCCAGGTCGGCCGCCAGGCGGCGAAGACGACGAGGGCCACCGCGATCCAGCCGCGGCCGGCGGTCATGTTCGGCGACCAGAAGCGGGTGTAGACGAGCGAGAGATAGGCCCCCGCGAGCCCGGCGCAAAGCCCGCCGAAGATCACGGCGTAGACGCGCATCTTCAGGACGGGCAGGCCCAGCGCATGGGCTGAGGCGTGGTTCTCGCCGATCGAGCGCAGGCGCAGGCCCGAGCGGGTGCGCGCGAGGAAGTACGCGACGCCGAGCACGAGGCCGAAGGCCACGTAGACGAGCGGGTCCTGCGAGAACAGCGCGTGGCCGACCAGCGGCAGGTCGGAGAGGACGGGGATCGGCCATTCCTCGACGCGCGGGCGCGTCTGCCCGACGAAGGGCGCGCCGATCAGGCCGGAAAGGCCGAGCCCGAAGATGGTGAGCGCGAGCCCCGCGCCGACCTGGTTCGCGGCGAAGCCGAGCACCGCCAGCGCGAACAAAGCCGCCATCAGCCCGCCCGCGGCCATGCCCATCAGGATTCCGATCAGGGTCGAATCGAAGCTGAAGGCGGCGGCGAAGGCGCAGACCGCGCCCATCGCCATCATGCCCTCGACGCCGAGATTGAGCACGCCCGCCCGCTCGGCGACCAGCTCGCCGATCGCCGCGATCAGGAGCGGCGTCGAGGCCGTCACGATGGTGAAGAGGATCGCCTCGAACGTCGTCATGCGCGCGCCCCCGCCGGCTTCACGAGCCGCACCCGATAGCTCACCAGCGCGTCCGCCGTGAGCACGCAGAGGAGGACGAGGCCCTGGAAGGCGACCGTGAGGTCGAAGGGCAGGCGCAACAGGATCTGCGCGTTCTCGCCGCCGATGAAGGTGAGCGCCAGCACCAGACCCGCGGCGAGGATGCCGAAGGGGTTGAGCCGGCCGAGAAAGGCGACCGTGATCGCCGTGAAGCCGTAGCCCGGCGAGATGTCCGGGATCACCCGCCCGATCTGCCCGGATACCTCGGCGATGCCCGCGAGCCCGGCGAGGCCGCCCGAGATCAGGAACACGATCAGCGTCGTGCGCTTGGCCTCGAAGCCCGCGAAGCGCGCCGCCCGCGGGGCGTCGCCGGTGAGCTTGAGCCGGTAGCCGAACAGCGTGCGCCCGAGCACGATCGCCGTCACCAGAACCGCGATCACGGCGAAGACGACGCCGACATGCACCCGGTCGAGGCCGGGGATCTCGGGCAGCCGCGCGGCGCTCTCGAAGACGACGGACTGGGGAAAGTTGAAGCCGCCGGGATCGCGCCAGGGCCCGCGGGCGAGCCAGTCGAGGAAGAGCTCGGCGATGTAGACGAGGAAGAGCGAGGTGAGGATCTCGCTCACTCCGAAGCGGGTCTTCAGGAAGGCCGGCACCGCGCCCCAGGCCGCCCCGCCGACGATGCCCGCGAGCATCATCGCCGGCAGGAGCCAGGGGCCGGGATCGGTCCCGTGCGTGCCGAGCGCGAGCGCCGCCCCGGCGACGCCGCCCATGATGAATTGCCCCTCCGCGCCGATGTTCCACAGCCCCGCGCGGAAGCAGTAGGACAGGCCGATGGCGATGAGGATCAGCGGCGTCGCCTTGACCAGCATGGCGCGCAGGGACCACGGATCCGTCAGCGGCTGGAGGATGTAGACCTCGAAGGCCGAGACCGGCGAGCGCCCGATCAGCGCCACCACCAGCCCCGCCACCAGGAAGGCGACGAGGAGCGCCGCCAGCGGGGCGAGCGCGCGGGCGACGGGGGAGGGGTCCTGCCGGGGGATCAGCTCCATGCGCATCACACGCCCTCCCGCTCGGTCTCGGCGGGCGCGCCGTGCGCCGTCTCGGCCCCGGCGACGCCCATCATCTCGAGGCCGATCGCCTCGCGGCTCCACTCCGACACCGGCCTGAGACGCGAGAGCCGCCCGTCGGAGATCACCGCCATCCGGTCGGCGATCTCGAACAATTCGTCGAGATCCTGGCTGACCACGAGCACGGCGGCCCCCTTCGCCGCGAGGTCGACCAGCGCCTGGCGGATGAGCCGCGCCGCGCCCGCGTCGACGCCCCAGGTGGGCTGGTCGACGACGAGGAGCTTGGGCCCGCGCAGGATCTCGCGGCCGACGACGAATTTCTGCAGGTTTCCGCCCGAGAGCTTGCGCGCCGCGGGGTCGCCCCCCGGCGCGCGCACGTCGAAATGCCCGATCACCGAGCGCGCGAGACGCCCGGCCGCGTCGAAGGCGACGAAGCCCGCCTTCACGAGCCCGCTCGTGGCGTGGTGCGAGAGCACGGTGTTCTCGGCGAGCCCGTGGCTCGGCGCCGCCGCGTGGCCGAGCCGCTCCTCCGGCACGAAGGCCGCGCCGAGCCGCCGGCGCGCGTCGATGCCCAGCCGCCCGGCGCCCGTGCCCGCGACGACGACGTCCCCCGCGTTGGGCGCGAGCCGCTCGCCCGAGAGCGCGGCGAAGAGCTCGCTCTGGCCCTCGCCCGCGACGCCGGCGATGCCGACGACCTCGCCCGCGCGCACCTCGAGCGCGATGTCGCGCAGCGCCTTGCCGTGCAGCGCCTCGGGGGGCAGCGAGAGATGCTCGACCCGCAGCACCTCCTCGCCCGTGCCCTTCGAGAGATGCGCGCGGACCTCGCCGACCTCCGTCCCGACCATGAGCGCGGCGATCTCGCGGGCGCTCTTCGCCCGCGGGTCGAGGGTCGCCACCACCTTGCCGCCGCGCAGGATCGTCGCCGCGCGGCAGAGCCGGCGCACCTCCTCGAGCTTGTGCGAGATGTAGAGGATCGCCGTGCCCTCCTCGGAGAGGCGGGTGAGCGTCTCGAACAGCCGCTCGCTCTCCTGGGGGGTCAGCACCGAGGTCGGCTCGTCCAGCACGACGAGGCGGGGCTTCTGCAGGAGGCAGCGCACGATCTCGATGCGCTGGCGCTCGCCCGCCGACAGCGTCCAGACCGACCGGTCCGGCTCGAGCGCGAGGCCGTAGCCCTTCGAGACCTCGGCGAGCTCCTTGCGCACCGCCTCGAACGGCCGCTCGGGCAGCGCGACGGCGACGTTCTCCGCCACCGTCATCTCCTCGAACAGCGAGAAGTGCTGGAACACCATGCCGATGCCGAGCCGGCGCGCCTCGACCGGCGAGCCGATCGCCACCGGCCGCCCTTCCCACAGGATCTCGCCGGCGGTCGGCTCGATCACCCCGTAGAGGATCTTCACCAGCGTCGACTTGCCCGCGCCGTTCTCGCCGAGAAGCGCGTGGATCTCGCCCGGCGCGAGGGCGAGGTCGATGGAATCGTTGGCGAGGAGGTCGCCGTAGCGCTTCGAGACGCCGCGCAGGGAGACCAGCGCGGGCGCCTCGGCGGCGGGGGAAGGGGAGGCGGGAGCGGTGTCGGCCAAGGTCGTCGGGGTCTCAGGGCGTGAGGACGGTCGCGCCGGTGGTCTTACGCCCTTCCAGCGCGCGATGCACGTCCCCGACGTCGGACAGCTTGGCGCGGGCGTGGATCGGGATCTCGACCGCGCCGCTCTTCACGACGGCGAAGAGATCCTCGGCCGTGGCGACGAGGTCGGCGCGCTTGGCGACATAGGTGAACAGCGTCGGCCGCGTCGCGAAGAGCGAGCCCTTCTGGGCCAGCATCATCAGGTCGAAGCCCTCGACCTTGCCCGAGGCCGAGCCGTAGCTCGCGAACATGCCGAGCGGGGCGAGGCAGTCGAGCGAGCCGGGGAAGGTCGCCTTGCCCACGCCGTCGTAGACCACCTGGCACTTGGCGCCGGCGGTGATCTCGGCGACGCGCTCGGGGAAGCTCTCCTTGGAATAGTCGACGACGTGGTCGCAGCCCTTGGAGCGCGCGAGCTCGCCCTTCTCGGCCGAGCCCACCGTGCCGATCACGGTGGCGCCGAGATGCTTCGCCCATTGCACCAGGATGAGCCCGACGCCGCCGGCCGCCGCGTGCACCAGCACGGTGTCCCCGGCCTTCACGCGGTAGGTGCGGCGCAGCAGGTACTGCGCGGTCATGCCCTTGAGCATCATCGCCGCCGCCTGCTCGTCGGAGACGCCGTCCGGGATCTTCACCAGCCGGTCGGCGTCGATCAGCCGCTCCTCGGCATAGGCGCCGAGCCCCGCCGCATAGGCGACGCGGTCGCCCGGGGCGACGTCGGTGACGCCCTCGCCCACGGCCTCGACCACGCCCGCGCCCTCGTTGCCGGGCGTGAAGGGCAGGGGGGCCGGATAGGCGCCGGTGCGGAAATAGACGTCGATGAAGTTCACCCCGATCGCCGTGTGGCGGACGCGGGCCTGCCCCGGCCCGGGCGCGCCGATCTCGACCTCCTCGTAGGCCATCACCTCGGGGCCGCCCACGGCGTGAATGCGAATCGCCTTCGTCATGTCGTCGTCTCCTCCGTTGCGGCGATCATAGGAAGAGCCGCGGCGGCGCGGCAATGCCGAACCGGTCCGGTGCCGGGGACGGTTCAGGCATGGGGCGTGCCATCGCGCGCACGGGTCGGGGGCGTCGCCGCGCGACCCGAGCGCGGACGCCGGATGTCCTCAGGCCGCCCCGGCCGCGCGCCACGTGCCGAGCAGCGCGTCGATGCCGCCGGCCGGCATCGGCCGGGCCAGCAGATAGCCCTGCAGCTGGTGGCAGCCGAGCGCCTGGAGGAAACGCTGCTGCTCCTTGGTCTCGACGCCCTCCGCCGTGACGGTGAGGCCGAGCGCCCGGCCCAGATGCACGATCGAATGCACCAGGATCGCGCTCTCGCCGGTCGCTTCCATGCTCTCCAGGAAGGAGCGGTCGATCTTGATCTTGTCGAAGGCGAAGCGGCGCAGATAGATCAGCGAGGAATAGCCGGTGCCGAAATCGTCGAGGGCGAGGTTCACGCCCTTGGCGCGCAGCTGCATCATCGCCGCCTCGGCCGCGTCGGCGTCCTCGACCACGACGCCCTCGGTGAGCTCGAGCTCGAGCCGCGTCGGGTCGAAGCCGGTCTCGTCGATGATGCGTCCCACCGTGTCGACGTAGTCGCGCTGGCGGAACTGGATCGGCGAGACGTTGACCGCGATGCGCAGCCCCGGCCAGCGCCGCCCGTCGTGGCAGGCGCGGCGCAGCACCCAGTCGCCGAGCGGCAGGATCAGCCCGCTCTGCTCGGCCAGGGCGACGAAGCGGTCGGGCTGGATCAGGCCCTTCTCCGGGTGGTTCCAGCGCACCAGCGCCTCGAGCGCGACAACCTCGTTGCGGTCGGCGGAGAAGATCGGCTGGTAGTGCAGCTCGAGCGCGTCCTGGGCGATGGCGTCGCGCAGGTCGTCGGCGACGAGCTTGCGCATGCGGATCGCCTCGTCCATCCGCCGCTCGAAGAAGGAATAGCGATTCCGGCCGTCGTTCTTGGCCTGGTAGAGCGCGGTGTCGGCGAGCCGCATCAGCGTCTCGCGGTCGCTCGCGTCCTCGGGCGCCAGCGCGATGCCGATGGACACGCCCACGCTCACCGCGGAATGCTCGATCTCGAAGGGCTCGGCGATGGCCTCCAGGACGCGCTTGGCGAGGGCCTCGGCGCCGGCCGCGTCCTTGATCCCCGGCTGGATGACGGCGAACTCGTCGCCGCCGAACCGGGCCAGCACGTCCGTGCCGCGCAGGAGACCCATCAGCCGTCGCGCCACCTGCTTGATCAGCTCGTCGCCGGCCTGGTGGCCGAACGCGTCGTTGACCTCCTTGAACCGGTCGAGGTCGAGGAACATCACCGCGAGCCCCTCGCCGGTGCGCGTCACGCGCGAGAGCTCCTGGTCGAGCCGCTGGCCGAAGAGGAGGCGGTTCGGCAGGCCCGAGAGATGGTCGCTGACCGCGAGGGTCTGGACGTGCTCCTGGGTCTGGGCGAGCTCGGTCGAGACGCGCCGCGCGTGCAGCACCGCGAGGCCGAGGAGGCACAGCGCGATGGCCGCCGGACCGACGGTGAAGGTGAGGATCTTGCCGCGCCAGGCCTGTCCCGGCCGCTCCGGCGTCCAGGCGACGTGGTAGACCGCCTCGCCGTTCGCCGCCGTGATGTCGAAGCCCCGCGCCGCATCGTCGATCGGCCCCGCGCCGACCATGAAGTTGCCGATGGCCTGGTCGATGGCGAGCGCCGCGAGCTCGTCGCGATTCATCGCCCGCAGGCCGACCGCCAGGGTGCCGCCTTCGCGGCCGATCTCCGAGATCGCGACCACCGCCACGATCCGTCCGTCGATGGCGGCGAGCGCCGGCTCGGCGACGCGCCGCAGGCTCTCGCCGATGTCGCCCTGCGCATCGAGGAGCGCGCGCCCCAGCAGATCGGCGACGGTCGCGGTGTCGAGGGAGAGCGCGGGGCGCGCGCCCGCCCCGCGCACCACGTCCGCGCTGCGGATGCGGCCGAGCGAATCGAGGGTGAAGACTCCCGTCGCGTCGAAGTGAGGGCGGGACAGAGCCAGGAAGGCCCCCGTCGCCGCGGGCGTGAGCGGCGCGGATCCCGCGGAGGCGCGCAAGGCCGCCTCGAGCGTCTCGGCATAGGCGTCGAGCTGGACGCCGATCACGGCCTTCATCCGGTCGCGCGCGGCGAGAGCGGCCGCGTTGTCCGCCTCGCGGCTGATCCACAGCAGCGCCGAGGCCGCCGTCATCACCACGACGACGAGAAGCGCCACCAGCGGCCACAGGAGCCGTGGAAGGAAGACGCGCGTCTCCGACGTGGAATGCAGCGGGGGGTGATGCATGGCCGTCCGTTTCTCGACGGGCATCATCCCGAGCTTTCGTTCAGAAAGCGTTGCGGCGCGGCCGCCGGGCCGCACTCAAGATTGCCCGCCTCGCAGCCGCCGCGCGGCCTCCGCGAGCGCGCGCGGGTAGAGCACGTGCTCGCGCGCGAGCACCCGCTCCGCCAGGGTCGCGGCGTCGTCGCCGGGCAGGACCGGCACTGTCTCCCGGTCGATCACCGGCCCGGCGTCGAGCTCGGGCGTCACGTAGTGCACCGAGCAGCCGTGCTCGGCGACGCCGGCCGCGAGCGCCCGGGCATGCGTGTCGACGCCGCGGAAGGCCGGCAGCAGGGACGGGTGGATGTTGAGGAGCCGGCCCTCCCAGCGGGTCACGAACCAGGGGGTGAGAACCCGCATGAAGCCCGCGAGCGCCACGAGCTCGATCTCCGCCGCCCGCAGCCGCGCGTCCAGCGCCCGCTCGAACGTCTCGCGATCGGGGAAGGCCTTGTGGTCGACGGCGTCGGTCGCGACGCCCGCCTCCGCCGCCCGGGCGAGCCCGCCCGCCCCCGGCCGGTTCGAGACGACGAGCGTGATCGCGGCCGGATAGGCGGGGTCTCCCTGCGCGGCGGCGATCAGCGAGGCCATGTTCGAGCCCCGCCCCGAGATCAGCACCGCCGTGCGGACCTTCTCCGCCCCGCTCACAGCGCGAGCTCGCCCGCATAGCGCACGGCCTCGCCGCCGTCGCGCGGCTCGAGCGCGCCGATCACCCGCGCGTCCTCGCCCTCGGCCGCGAGCCGTGCGAGCACCGCCTCGACGGCGTCCGGCGCGACGACGCAGACCATGCCGATCCCGCAATTGAAGGTGCGCAGCATCTCGGACACGGCGACGCCGCCCTCGCGGGCGAGCCAGCCGAAGACCGGCGGCGGCGCGATCGCGGAGAGGTCGACCCGCGCCGCCAGATCGTCGGGCAGGACCCGGGGGATGTTGTCGGGAAAGCCGCCGCCGGTGATGTGGGCGAGCGCCCGGGGCGCGAGCCCCTCCCGCAGCACGGCGAGGAGCGGCTTGACGTAGATCCGCGTCGGCGCGAGCAGCGCCCGCCCCAGCGTCTCGCCCGATCCGAAGGGCGCGGGCGCGTCGTAGGAGAGCCCGCTGGCGGAAACGATCCGGCGCACCAGCGAATAGCCGTTCGAATGCACGCCCGAGGAGGCGAGCCCGATCAGCACGTCGCCGGCCGCCACGCCCCGCGGCAGCAGCGCCCCGCGCTCGGCCGCGCCCACCGCGAAGCCGGCGAGATCGTAGTCCTCGCCCTGGTAGACGCCGGGCATCTCCGCGGTCTCCCCGCCGATCAGCGCGCAGCCGGCCTGCCGGCAGCCCTCCGCGATGCCGGCGACGAGCGCGACGCCGGTCTCGGGGCGCAGCTTGCCGGTCGCGAGATAGTCGAGGAAGAACAGCGGCTCCGCGCCCTGGACCACGAGATCGTTGACGCACATCGCCACGAGGTCGATGCCGATCGTGTCGTGCATCCCCGTCTCGATCGCGATCTTCACCTTGGTGCCGACGCCGTCGTTCGCGGCGACCAGGATCGGGTCCTCGAAGCCCGCGGCCTTCAGGTCGAACAGCCCGCCGAAGCCGCCGATCTCGGCGTCGGCGCCCGGCCGGCGCGTCGCGCGCACGAGCGGCTTGATGGCCTCGACCATGGCGTTGCCGGCGTCGATGTCGACCCCCGCCTCGGCGTAGGTGAGCCCCTGCCGCCGGCCGTCGCCCGCATTCCCGCCCATATCGGCCTCTCTCGTGCTGTGACGCGCGCGGCTTAAGCCGCACGGCGACGCGGCGCAAGCGGGAAACGCGCTTGACCCCCGCCCGCCTCCCTCGCTACCGATCGTAGACGCTTGCGCGAGACGGACCATGACGATCCCGAATCTCATCAGCGTCTTCCGCCTCCTGATCGTCCCGGTGGTGATCGTGGCGATCCTGGAGGAGCGCTGGCTCGCGGCCTTCGTGCTGTTCCTCGTCGCCGGGGTGTCCGACGGCATCGACGGCTGGATCGCGCGTCGGTTCGACATGCGCTCCGAGCTCGGCGCCGTGATCGACCCCCTCGCCGACAAGGCGATGCTGGTCTCCGTCTTCGTCACGCTCGCCGTCGTCGGCGCGCTGGAGGAATGGCTCGTCGTCCTCGTCGTCTCGCGCGACGTGATGATCGTGCTCGCCTACGTGATCTCGTGGATCATGGACCGGCCGATGTCGGTGAAGCCGATCTTCGCGTCGAAGGTGAACACCGCGCTCCTCATCGTCTACGCCGTCACCGTGCTCGCCGGGAACGCCTTCGGCTTCACGCTCGGCCCCTTCGACGACATCCTCTCCTTCGGCATCGCCGCGCTCACCATCTTCACGCTCGGCGCCTACCTGATCATGTGGCTCAAGCACATGAGCGCGTGAGAGCCGCACCCGCCGCGACACGAGGGGTAATGCGTTCGACGCGTGCATGCGCTAGGTAGAGGAAGCTCGCGCCACGTCCGGAGACGTCTCCCATGCTGATCTTCCTCCTCGGCCTCGTCCTCTTCCTCGGCACCCATGCCTTCACCATGGCGCGGGGGCCCCGCAAGGCCGCCGTCGAGAGGCTCGGCGAGAACGGCTACAAGATCGCCTATTCCGTCTCGTCCCTCGCCGGGCTGGTGCTTCTCGGCATCGGCTACGACGACTATCGCGCCAGCGGCTACGTCCAGATCTGGAACCCGCCGACGGGCATGGCCCACCTCTCGCTCCTCCTGATGGTCTTCGCCTTCATCCTGCTCGCCGCGACCTACATCCCCGGCCACATCAAGGCCAAGGCGAAGCACCCCATGCTCGCCGCCGTGAAGATCTGGGCGCTGGCGCATTTCCTGGCGAACGGCGATCTCGGCTCGATGATCCTGTTCCTCGGCTTCCTCGGCTGGGCGGTCGCGGCGCGCATCAGCCTCAAGCGCCGCGCCGTCTCGCCGATCGCGCCCGCCCAGGCGCTCGCCGTCCCGCAGGGCGGCTGGCGCAACGACGCCATCGCGGTCGCGGTCGGCCTCGCCGCCTACGTCGCCTTCGTCTTCTGGCTCCACCCGGCCCTGATCGGCGTGCCCGTGCTCGCGATGTGAGGCGAGACGCCCGCGAACCCTCCCCGCAGGGCTAGGCGGTGCACACATCTCGTGAGGCGAAGGCCCATCGTCGGACGGGCGCGATTCGAAGGCA comes from Salinarimonas sp. and encodes:
- a CDS encoding LysR family transcriptional regulator, producing the protein MPGAIDPNGLLLLAAIARAGSLSRAAAALNTVQPNVTSRLRAFEDAVGAPLFERHSRGVTPTRTGRLLLPFAHRVEAALREAGQALDDAETPGGALRIGSMETTAALRLPAILPDFTRAFPEVELVLRTGPTADLVAAVLAGELDAALVSGPCSDTRLVQEVVFREELVLVTSPGAAGAEPPGSAEGVRIVVFKEGCSYRDRLERLLAERGVAVLRRHELGTLEGVLACIGAGLGIGLLPKGAVETARRAGLVATHALAPEIARVETLFIRRAGAFEPRTLRAFLMRLRNGSTTIRAAE
- a CDS encoding ABC transporter permease, giving the protein MTTFEAILFTIVTASTPLLIAAIGELVAERAGVLNLGVEGMMAMGAVCAFAAAFSFDSTLIGILMGMAAGGLMAALFALAVLGFAANQVGAGLALTIFGLGLSGLIGAPFVGQTRPRVEEWPIPVLSDLPLVGHALFSQDPLVYVAFGLVLGVAYFLARTRSGLRLRSIGENHASAHALGLPVLKMRVYAVIFGGLCAGLAGAYLSLVYTRFWSPNMTAGRGWIAVALVVFAAWRPTWALVGALVFGAATVLQLHAQAAQVALPSQLLAAAPYLATILALVLLSIRRGRAVGAPGSLGTPFVPDR
- a CDS encoding ABC transporter permease, which gives rise to MRMELIPRQDPSPVARALAPLAALLVAFLVAGLVVALIGRSPVSAFEVYILQPLTDPWSLRAMLVKATPLILIAIGLSYCFRAGLWNIGAEGQFIMGGVAGAALALGTHGTDPGPWLLPAMMLAGIVGGAAWGAVPAFLKTRFGVSEILTSLFLVYIAELFLDWLARGPWRDPGGFNFPQSVVFESAARLPEIPGLDRVHVGVVFAVIAVLVTAIVLGRTLFGYRLKLTGDAPRAARFAGFEAKRTTLIVFLISGGLAGLAGIAEVSGQIGRVIPDISPGYGFTAITVAFLGRLNPFGILAAGLVLALTFIGGENAQILLRLPFDLTVAFQGLVLLCVLTADALVSYRVRLVKPAGARA
- a CDS encoding ABC transporter ATP-binding protein; the protein is MADTAPASPSPAAEAPALVSLRGVSKRYGDLLANDSIDLALAPGEIHALLGENGAGKSTLVKILYGVIEPTAGEILWEGRPVAIGSPVEARRLGIGMVFQHFSLFEEMTVAENVAVALPERPFEAVRKELAEVSKGYGLALEPDRSVWTLSAGERQRIEIVRCLLQKPRLVVLDEPTSVLTPQESERLFETLTRLSEEGTAILYISHKLEEVRRLCRAATILRGGKVVATLDPRAKSAREIAALMVGTEVGEVRAHLSKGTGEEVLRVEHLSLPPEALHGKALRDIALEVRAGEVVGIAGVAGEGQSELFAALSGERLAPNAGDVVVAGTGAGRLGIDARRRLGAAFVPEERLGHAAAPSHGLAENTVLSHHATSGLVKAGFVAFDAAGRLARSVIGHFDVRAPGGDPAARKLSGGNLQKFVVGREILRGPKLLVVDQPTWGVDAGAARLIRQALVDLAAKGAAVLVVSQDLDELFEIADRMAVISDGRLSRLRPVSEWSREAIGLEMMGVAGAETAHGAPAETEREGV
- a CDS encoding quinone oxidoreductase: MTKAIRIHAVGGPEVMAYEEVEIGAPGPGQARVRHTAIGVNFIDVYFRTGAYPAPLPFTPGNEGAGVVEAVGEGVTDVAPGDRVAYAAGLGAYAEERLIDADRLVKIPDGVSDEQAAAMMLKGMTAQYLLRRTYRVKAGDTVLVHAAAGGVGLILVQWAKHLGATVIGTVGSAEKGELARSKGCDHVVDYSKESFPERVAEITAGAKCQVVYDGVGKATFPGSLDCLAPLGMFASYGSASGKVEGFDLMMLAQKGSLFATRPTLFTYVAKRADLVATAEDLFAVVKSGAVEIPIHARAKLSDVGDVHRALEGRKTTGATVLTP
- a CDS encoding EAL domain-containing protein; this encodes MHHPPLHSTSETRVFLPRLLWPLVALLVVVVMTAASALLWISREADNAAALAARDRMKAVIGVQLDAYAETLEAALRASAGSAPLTPAATGAFLALSRPHFDATGVFTLDSLGRIRSADVVRGAGARPALSLDTATVADLLGRALLDAQGDIGESLRRVAEPALAAIDGRIVAVVAISEIGREGGTLAVGLRAMNRDELAALAIDQAIGNFMVGAGPIDDAARGFDITAANGEAVYHVAWTPERPGQAWRGKILTFTVGPAAIALCLLGLAVLHARRVSTELAQTQEHVQTLAVSDHLSGLPNRLLFGQRLDQELSRVTRTGEGLAVMFLDLDRFKEVNDAFGHQAGDELIKQVARRLMGLLRGTDVLARFGGDEFAVIQPGIKDAAGAEALAKRVLEAIAEPFEIEHSAVSVGVSIGIALAPEDASDRETLMRLADTALYQAKNDGRNRYSFFERRMDEAIRMRKLVADDLRDAIAQDALELHYQPIFSADRNEVVALEALVRWNHPEKGLIQPDRFVALAEQSGLILPLGDWVLRRACHDGRRWPGLRIAVNVSPIQFRQRDYVDTVGRIIDETGFDPTRLELELTEGVVVEDADAAEAAMMQLRAKGVNLALDDFGTGYSSLIYLRRFAFDKIKIDRSFLESMEATGESAILVHSIVHLGRALGLTVTAEGVETKEQQRFLQALGCHQLQGYLLARPMPAGGIDALLGTWRAAGAA
- the purN gene encoding phosphoribosylglycinamide formyltransferase, yielding MSGAEKVRTAVLISGRGSNMASLIAAAQGDPAYPAAITLVVSNRPGAGGLARAAEAGVATDAVDHKAFPDRETFERALDARLRAAEIELVALAGFMRVLTPWFVTRWEGRLLNIHPSLLPAFRGVDTHARALAAGVAEHGCSVHYVTPELDAGPVIDRETVPVLPGDDAATLAERVLAREHVLYPRALAEAARRLRGGQS
- the purM gene encoding phosphoribosylformylglycinamidine cyclo-ligase, with translation MGGNAGDGRRQGLTYAEAGVDIDAGNAMVEAIKPLVRATRRPGADAEIGGFGGLFDLKAAGFEDPILVAANDGVGTKVKIAIETGMHDTIGIDLVAMCVNDLVVQGAEPLFFLDYLATGKLRPETGVALVAGIAEGCRQAGCALIGGETAEMPGVYQGEDYDLAGFAVGAAERGALLPRGVAAGDVLIGLASSGVHSNGYSLVRRIVSASGLSYDAPAPFGSGETLGRALLAPTRIYVKPLLAVLREGLAPRALAHITGGGFPDNIPRVLPDDLAARVDLSAIAPPPVFGWLAREGGVAVSEMLRTFNCGIGMVCVVAPDAVEAVLARLAAEGEDARVIGALEPRDGGEAVRYAGELAL
- a CDS encoding CDP-alcohol phosphatidyltransferase family protein, whose translation is MTIPNLISVFRLLIVPVVIVAILEERWLAAFVLFLVAGVSDGIDGWIARRFDMRSELGAVIDPLADKAMLVSVFVTLAVVGALEEWLVVLVVSRDVMIVLAYVISWIMDRPMSVKPIFASKVNTALLIVYAVTVLAGNAFGFTLGPFDDILSFGIAALTIFTLGAYLIMWLKHMSA
- a CDS encoding NnrU family protein — translated: MLIFLLGLVLFLGTHAFTMARGPRKAAVERLGENGYKIAYSVSSLAGLVLLGIGYDDYRASGYVQIWNPPTGMAHLSLLLMVFAFILLAATYIPGHIKAKAKHPMLAAVKIWALAHFLANGDLGSMILFLGFLGWAVAARISLKRRAVSPIAPAQALAVPQGGWRNDAIAVAVGLAAYVAFVFWLHPALIGVPVLAM